Genomic segment of Primulina tabacum isolate GXHZ01 chromosome 11, ASM2559414v2, whole genome shotgun sequence:
AACTTGATGTGTGTGTGGCGTGAACATTGGAGAGAATTTGGAGAGAAATTATGATTGTGGGCATGAGTTTATGGGTTTAGGGTGGGGTTTTTGTACTTTAAATACttttaattattaactaataaggcttaggcccattaagtaggtaattaggcccattagtgcttaattaaagttttaaaaataattttgtttaggaaagtttgtgaaattattagccgggttgccaacatgttcgtatttttgttgaaaaaccaacaccaataaaatttacgttcctgcatataaaatcacctcaaaacccctttatttttcaaaatatgaaaaaccaaccaccctattttaaataattaaaaaaaattatttaataaaaacattttacattttcagcCCTCAATCTCCGTTCCTTGATCGTAACTCGACTAAtacttaaaaatacatttttaatgcaTATAAGTAGAAAACCACTAAAACATTACataaacatgtcacataataaattaagtaattaaattaattaattagccatgtttcatatttcctagatgtGCATGAAGTTGAATTACgccgtcttaattttggaccttacaggaGAGGTTATattatgagctatacttttcaaataatgtttttaggtttggtaaaatgtttgacgatttttaCAATTTGAACTATTTTCCTTTGGTTTGCAAATGTTAGTTGATTGTTTATCTTTAAAAATGGTGTcaaggtattttaaaatatatatatgtatattttgaattatggagattaaggagaaaaaaaagtctagcacgttttaagaaaacgagtagtggaggtttcagttggtatcagagcaatggttctgtaaaggtttgtgccaccatcagcgccaggaAAATTAGTCGTCAAGActcaatctgtaagtttacatgctttatataatttagATGTTGTTACCTGTATGACTACATGAACTATATGTTTACATCACATGTTTAATTGCTTTATGaggatacatgttttatatgctctagaatttttataaatgatatgatatgaaataagaaattatatgtttccaacgcatgttggtttcgtattggaattggactatgttgatttttggatttagtattgacgttctacttttttttccataagttaatcatgaatattacaaatgcttttgggacacatagatttttctaagaaaataatgatgattcatggttactagttgagttaattttgggaattagacataagGGGTAATGATTTGAAGACTGCGATGATATTaggaagtaagaaaatgtataaagtgggattttaagttttaatgaaagataagattggttatgagaattgatttttgggtaaataagtttaaaattattgaaattattttatgggaaacctgtagaaagaaattaagaatgccaaaaatttatggttaattgtggaattttcgaaattaaggaccaattgtataattttttaggaaattaagaatttattttgcaattgttaaggaatttaGGGACTAGTTTAAccataagtgagaattgaatggacTAAATGATAGAATTTTCAATGATTTAGGCTTGTAAGAATATTTAGAACATTGAAATATTTTGGTTATAAGGttcactagtagaaaaatcgcttTTTACTTCGCGTATTCAATGAAATAATAAGGTAGTTAATTGCCGAAGTATAAGGACGTGAAGTAATAGATGTACCTTTTACTTCGCATAATAACCGAAGTTGTATGATTGAAAATACCGAAGTCTTTGGCCGGTTTTCGAAGAAAAACCGGTCCAGAATTGGACCGGTGTCGaagtaagaaatgtgttttacttcatcgattattgtaaataatgaagtaatatattatatataacttcgtcttaattattatttagcgaagtagtttataatagtttacttcattatttacaataatcgACGAAGTAATTCATCTGAAAGACTTCGTAGTTATGTATTTTGATGAGGTAATAGACACAAACAACTTCacaatttatcctatttgtgGAAGTAAATACAATCTATAACTTCAGCATTTATCatatttgttgaagtattttatattatgttacctcacaatttacatttaacgacgaagtaagtggttcgaaagacttcagtagtttgtattttgatgaagtaattgcGCAAAACAACTTCGCTTTTACAGAACAATGTTGAAGTAAATTAATTCTATCACTTCGTCTGATTTCTTATTGACGaagtatttaatattatgttacttcaaaatttgcaaataacaacgaagtaatttacctgttacacttcatttttttttattttgatgaagtaattgttaaaaaaagacttcgcaatatatgacttaatacactaatataattaaactcataaattatctatctaaaaattattaatatccacgaatccacaattacatattcatcaatcCACAAGTAACCCAAAAAATGTATCCACAAAACCAAAAGTATATCCAAAAATCCACaatgacaaacaaaatatttgtcCCAACATACACCATCCATCTAAGCACCTACATAGGAGTAAACAAATTCACTCCATTTAGCAAATCGAACACCAAGCAAATTTATTTATCCATGGACCAGTAACGCACACATATATAACACATCAAACCGAAAGCATACAAAACATAAATTGTCTTTAATTTCCGGTGAAGAAATGCGCGCCCTAAACTCGGATATGCCCCTGCAAATATGtgtcaattataattattaaaacataaaaaacgtAAGGCTGGATGAGCCGCCAAGCTAGCTAGGAAAATTAAAACTTAATCTTGGAACACAAATATAATTAACTCAtgcttaaaaataattataagaaTTTCCCGtgtacaatatatttttttcgaAGAACAAGCTGTCACAAAAAAGTAAAACCATATTAATTTGAGGATTAACGTAAAAGAATTAATATATGAgacaattttgatatgattaacatgATGCATGTACCAATAAACGCAGACAACAAGAGTCTCGAGTTCAATCCGATATGAGGGAACCAATGTTAAGTACTAGTCAATTCCTTCAAGATGGTTAGTTGCATTTACATTTGCGTGAGGACAGATATAGACCAAAAAAATAGGAAAATACAAAACTAGATCACCTTAAACTTCAACAAAATCTGAAGCAACCCAACTTCTTGTTTGAAGTTTATCTGTCCCCTCTGAGCCAGTTTATCTGGAGGCCAGTCTACATAAAGAAGCCTCTAAAGCTTGTCAACCACATTTTCCTTTTAATCATGTATGACCATAACATCAACACGTGGCAAAAATGCAAGTTTTATTACCTGCAGCACTCCCATCATGCGTATTTTCTCCAAATCAACCCCATAAGTTAGATGGCTGCGTCCATGAAAATACCCACCTAAGCACAAGATTAAGTTTATGAGTAGGTGGtgttaaaataaatcaaaactgaGGACTCGCCCATTGATAAATACATCTCATCTCcatcaaagaagaaaaagaGAATTCATCAGTGGCTAATTTCACAGTCCAATTATGCTAGACCCCACTTGCCGAATCAAGCAACTCATTGTTTCATGGACTTCAATCAGAGACTAGACAATTTTAACAAAAAATGCTAAAATCGATAAATTTGAGACCTTGAAGAATCACTCCTAGCAGAAAGAGCCATACAGTCCGTATAATCACTTTCTTCGTGGCTGCTGATCTGTTTGTTACTTTCTGcataacaaaacaaaaaaaatttaacgaaTTAGCACCTCAATTCATGCAAGATGCACCGTCTCCACCAAAAACTAATCGACCAAACTCCACTTTATAAAGTTCACAGACATCATAAACAAGAAGCCATTTTTTACTCTCCATACCTTGAACACGAGACTCACAGAAACACCAACTACGAAGAGGAAAAATGGCATCACAAAGTCAGCCAGCTTAACTCCGAACCACGGCGCGTGATTTATAGATGGAAACGCTTTTCCAGCATCGTCAACTAAAATCATCAGCTATATACACAAAAAACATCGCAAATGATAAACAactaaaaaaaggaaaagaaaagaaCGGCGAAGCATAAAAAGAACATAAATTTCTCCAGGAATTTTAAAATCATCAAATATCTAGATTCAACGGAGGCGTACAGCGACGGTGAGGCCTCGAAAAACATCGAGAGAGACGAGACGTTGTTTTGAATCAGCCGAATTACTTTCCAGAGACGAGACGTTGCTTTGAACGGTGGTGGTGGTGTTTCGAAGCGAACGgcggtgagtggaacggcgtgGTGATAGGGTTAATTTCGAAGGAAAATGTGAATCGATCTAATGAGCTCGTCTCGGAAGGATATATGATGTAATCGTAATCAGCGATGGTTTCCAaaacaccgtcgctaatagcgacagtttttgaaaatccgtcgctaattgcgatcgttttttaaaaaaccgtcaCTGACTAAATCAGCGACGGTGTTTAACCGTCGCTGATTAAATTCGCGACGGTTtgttaaccgtcgctaaatgttccGTATAGTTTAGTTTCCTTTGTTAATCTGCGCGGTTCATCTTATTACTTCAGCATGAActtatttttctaattttttacttcatcaacattgatatgccgaagtaaaatataataaaaaaatatagtgaagcccgtgtttttaaacatccgaagtaaaatatattattttacttcgcTTGTGTTATTACTGAAGTTAATTGTAATGTATTACTTTGTAATTTATTATTGCCGAAGTAAAGCCTGCCGAAATAAAatccgatttttctactagtggttataagaaatgttaatcaagggtgttataagatgaatcaatattaggcttgaaaatctaagcgttagtggatgcgtttgagattttaaatgttaaattatgattggatgatgaacattttgggcataatataagaaaagtaatatacgataagtatggacATCCATCATTTTATATTGagaattttatgaaaaattgaaattcgaggttataataacaTAACATTGAGTCATCATGGGTCGTTTTAAATTGCGATTCCCAAACGAGTATTTAAATggtaaatttaattgggatcaaggagacataAGAACATCCtaaaacttaagttttatcatagTAGCGTAGCGGAAgagtggatttttgggatactagaactaagtctaaacttttgattatcgaggataagcgaatttcgaggacgaaattcaatttaagtgAGGAAGAtcgtaacgccccgaaaatttgaaggtccacgcgaaccacatgcatgcaagttattaaattccttgtgtatttcaattaattattttaattgaataaattattatgttgtgcatgttgacatgtttaaaatatatttttctatatggttgtactaaaatatatttttaaaggttattcgagttgcgatcgaggaacgaagaccgataGCTGAGAAATAGAaagtgtttttattaaataattgtttttaattatttgaaatatgattgatgttttttcttatttttgaaaataaggggttttgaggtgattttatatgccgggacataaattttatcggtatgggattttcaacaaaaatacgaatgtgttggcaacccggctaataaattaacaaacttttctactcaaaataattcttaatattttaattatgggacattttaaggagtttgagaAGCTTCGGCTCAactttagaggtccaggggtaaaatgataatttttgggtttccaggggcaaaatggtcattttgcacgcgggatgagattttggtcctagcagtgccctgagcacaaatttaggatattttaaatgtttatgcatcatattcatgatttttatggaattacgataaaacgttgcatgcttggtttaaaggaaatattatgtatatgcatgattttattaaagtggtgattatgatgacacgttttgaagaaaatgatttagttgtgactaacacgatgacacgatgacatgtaggCCACgactcagtggacgggtaatgctgtcgttGATTTtttcgccgccgggtaccatggttacacgtagatggatccatcgactgacatgatgatacgaaagtcacagctaatgaatggaattcaaattaagaaaattaacacgtttatgttgatacgatgatacatgctatgattattaccatgttttgacaggttaGTATTACGCATACGACTTTTACTACAGTCATGAATTGTATGTTAATTATGCTATTTTTCCCTgatgtgtgctacgtatatgtactcgttattcctggtacaggtgtgttgagtttttagactcactaggcatgtgtgataCAAGTGAGTTTGGttctgaggagactggaggtgctgaactctgagtaggcagctctggtgcggtgacacaacccgaggaccgcatgtttttcCGCATTTTATTATGAGTTTTGAGAAGAGTTACacatttttatacgttgatgatattacgatttttTTTACTGGTTATGTTTACGCTTGAACTCGGATGAatgttggttatttttaaactgcgctatttttattgtcaaataaatatgattattttaaacgtTATTTTGAGAACacgagttttttaaaaaaatatttccgcacctTAAAAATGAGTAGTTACACATGCAATTTATTTGggtttgtaacaattacaaagcccatgaaattttatttatatttttcaaacgcatttgagaccaattaaactttgcttgaatttactcaagctcactaattgaataattatttccagttaggctctacaagacccaatgttatttaattaattcaacactttaattaatttaatatttggaCTCTGCTaagtccactagtgtttaatttaattcaacacatgaattaatttaatttagtccataataatgtttatgaaaatcacaatttttaaatacattatttatttgagctatcttttaatttaggaacacttccataaattaaaagttacattctccatAATCCTCTTATAAAAGTCATACTACTATtttttctttgcgcttataaacttctttataagtcattcaacacattgaactatttttcttctcaacgggatctagaaagttaacACTTGtctgaccctcaatggttcaatgatacaactagcagtgggttcacatctcaatttGATTCGAGACTAaatatgtccttatatgagcatacccaattgctccattcttaattataaactccttgataataagaacgtcagaactcaagtctgaaagtacccaatcaatcatgttaaacgcctatcagcatcgcttacatgatagcataggtatcaaatgatagtgcttgcaagaaccattccatAATTGTtggcgtacagtacggtccctttcaatcatatatcccaaccgattcgacaactattggtatatcgagagctgtcaaagaatcgatactatgtgtcatgttgtagttgcatcgatggtgtaatctaagaaaccattttcttaattaccaccaacactcgattagatatttcaaactacatatacatgagatcacataggatatccatacccgaagataagcggtaaatccccgactacaatg
This window contains:
- the LOC142519717 gene encoding uncharacterized protein LOC142519717 is translated as MGGAAVHGSILAKNLTLLGLCRGWKRAVRRCSEVDRKGRLGGGLVVEGFRIDSHFPSKLTLSPRRSTHRRSLRNTTTTVQSNVSSLESNSADSKQRLVSLDVFRGLTVALMILVDDAGKAFPSINHAPWFGVKLADFVMPFFLFVVGVSVSLVFKKVTNRSAATKKVIIRTVWLFLLGVILQGGYFHGRSHLTYGVDLEKIRMMGVLQVIKLAFLPRVDVMVIHD